The following proteins are encoded in a genomic region of Arachis stenosperma cultivar V10309 chromosome 4, arast.V10309.gnm1.PFL2, whole genome shotgun sequence:
- the LOC130974253 gene encoding cellulose synthase A catalytic subunit 4 [UDP-forming]-like, with protein sequence MAGFITGSNSHHSPHSDEHKSPSNEAVPSKACRICGDEIGQKEDGEVFRACQVCAFPVCQPCYEYERSEGNQCCPQCNTRYKRQKGCPRVIGDEEENFDAEDFDDEFQIKNHSDDADAKLASNHGENGDCNQQKLNPNGQAFSSAGSVASKDFEGDKEFYSNEEWQERVEKWKVRQEKKGLLNKEEEKEQVEDDDYLLAEARQPLWRKVPIASSLINPYRIVIVMRLVILAFFFRFRILTPAYDAYPLWLISVICEIWFAMSWILDQFPKWFPITRETYLDRLSIRFEREGEPNQLCPVDVFVSTVDPLKEPPIITANTVLSILSVDYPVEKVCCYVSDDGASMLLFDSLAETAEFARRWVPFCKKYKIEPRAPEFYFSEKIDYLKDKVQPTFVKERRAMKREYEEFKVKINALVAKAQKKPEDGWVMQDGTPWPGNNTRDHPGMIQVYLGSAGALDVEGKELPRLVYISREKRPGYPHHKKAGAMNALVRVSAVLTNAPFMLNLDCDHYINNSKALREAMCFLMDPQLGKKLCYVQFPQRFDGIDRHDRYANRNTVFFDINMKGLDGIQGPVYVGTGTVFNRQALYGYDPPVSEKRPKMTCDCWPSWCCFCCGGSRKSKSKKKSGAGSGLLGALYTKKKKKMMGKNYVRKGSGSMFDLEEIEEGLEGYEELEKSSLMSQKNFEKRFGQSPVFIASTLMENGGLPEGTNSQALVKEAIHVISCGYEEKTDWGKEIGWIYGSVTEDILTGFKMHCRGWKSVYCMPKRAAFKGSAPINLSDRLHQVLRWALGSVEICLSRHCPLWYGYGGKLKYLERLAYTNTIVYPFTSIPLLAYCTIPAVCLLTGKFIIPTLTNLASVWFMALFISIILTGVLELRWSGVTIEDWWRNEQFWVIGGVSAHLFAVFQGLLKVLAGVDTNFTVTAKAADDTEFGELYMFKWTTLLIPPTTLIILNIVGVVAGVSDAINNGYGSWGPLFGKLFFAFWVIVHLYPFLKGLMGKQNRTPTIVVLWSILLASIFSLIWVRIDPFLPKQTGPILKQCGVEC encoded by the exons ATGGCTGGCTTCATTACTGgctccaattctcatcactcaCCTCACTCTGATGAG CACAAGTCTCCAAGCAACGAGGCCGTACCGTCAAAAGCATGTCGAATTTGCGGTGATGAGATCGGACAGAAGGAAGACGGAGAGGTGTTCAGGGCATGCCAAGTTTGTGCATTCCCTGTATGCCAGCCCTGCTATGAATATGAGAGGAGTGAAGGGAACCAGTGCTGCCCTCAATGCAACACTCGCTATAAGCGCCAAAAAG GTTGTCCTAGAGTTATTGGAGATGAGGAGGAGAATTTTGATGCAGAGGATTTTGATGATGAGTTTCAGATTAAGAACCATTCTGATGATGCTGATGCAAAACTTGCTTCTAATCATGGA GAAAATGGAGACTGCAATCAACAGAAATTGAATCCAAATGGCCAAGCTTTCTCTTCAGCAGGAAGCG TTGCTAGCAAGGATTTTGAAGGAGACAAAGAATTTTATAGCAATGAAGAATGGCAAGAAAGAGTAGAGAAATGGAAAGTAAGGCAAGAGAAGAAAGGTTTGCTAAacaaagaggaagaaaaagaacaagtTGAAGATGATGATTACCT TTTGGCGGAAGCGAGGCAACCACTATGGCGCAAGGTTCCAATAGCTTCAAGCCTAATCAACCCATATCGCATAGTGATTGTGATGAGGCTGGTGATCCTAGCATTCTTTTTCAGATTTCGGATCTTAACTCCGGCCTATGATGCATATCCCTTGTGGCTTATCTCTGTGATATGTGAGATATGGTTTGCAATGTCATGGATCCTTGATCAGTTCCCAAAGTGGTTCCCCATCACACGCGAGACTTACTTGGACCGATTGTCCATAAGGTTCGAGCGTGAAGGGGAGCCAAACCAACTGTGCCCTGTTGATGTGTTTGTGAGTACTGTGGATCCTCTGAAGGAGCCACCAATCATAACAGCAAACACTGTTCTTTCAATCCTCTCTGTTGACTATCCTGTTGAGAAGGTGTGCTGCTATGTCTCGGACGATGGTGCTTCCATGCTCCTCTTTGATTCGTTGGCCGAAACTGCCGAGTTTGCAAGAAGATGGGTTCCATTCTGCAAAAAGTATAAGATCGAGCCAAGGGCTCCTGAGTTCTATTTCTCTGAGAAGATTGATTACTTGAAGGACAAGGTTCAGCCTACATTCGTTAAGGAGCGAAGAGCCATGAAG AGAGAATATGAAGAATTCAAAGTGAAAATCAATGCCTTGGTGGCAAAGGCTCAGAAGAAACCAGAAGATGGATGGGTGATGCAAGATGGAACTCCATGGCCGGGAAACAACACTCGCGATCATCCGGGAATGATTCAG GTATATTTGGGTAGTGCTGGTGCACTAGACGTGGAAGGCAAGGAACTGCCGCGACTCGTGTATATTTCGCGTGAGAAACGGCCTGGCTATCCACACCACAAGAAAGCTGGTGCCATGAATGCTTTG GTTCGAGTTTCTGCTGTTCTTACAAATGCACCTTTCATGCTGAATCTGGATTGTGATCACTACATCAATAATAGCAAGGCTTTAAGAGAGGCTATGTGCTTCTTGATGGATCCCCAGCTTGGGAAGAAGCTCTGTTATGTCCAATTTCCACAAAGATTCGACGGTATTGATCGCCATGATAGATATGCAAATCGAAACACTGTGTTCTTTGAT ATCAATATGAAAGGACTAGATGGGATTCAAGGTCCGGTTTATGTTGGTACTGGAACTGTGTTCAACAGGCAAGCATTGTACGGCTATGATCCACCGGTATCCGAGAAGAGGCCCAAGATGACTTGTGACTGTTGGCCATCATGGTGTTGCTTTTGTTGCGGCGGTTCCAGGAAATCCAAGTCAAAAAAGAAATCAGGAGCAGGAAGTGGTCTCTTAGGTGCATTATAcaccaagaagaagaagaaaatgatgGGAAAAAATTATGTTAGAAAGGGTTCTGGCTCCATGTTTGATCTTGAAGAGATTGAAGAAGGTCTTGAAGGCTATGAGGAGCTAGAGAAGTCATCTCTCATGTCACAGAAAAACTTTGAGAAGCGATTCGGGCAATCGCCGGTTTTCATTGCTTCCACTTTGATGGAGAATGGAGGACTACCTGAAGGCACCAATTCTCAAGCATTGGTTAAGGAGGCCATTCATGTTATAAGCTGTGGCTATGAAGAGAAGACTGATTGGGGCAAAGAG ATTGGATGGATTTATGGGTCAGTGACAGAAGATATTTTGACTGGATTCAAGATGCATTGTAGAGGATGGAAATCAGTGTATTGCATGCCAAAGAGGGCAGCTTTCAAGGGATCTGCACCAATAAATCTATCAGATAGGTTGCACCAAGTTCTGAGGTGGGCTCTTGGTTCGGTTGAGATTTGCCTAAGTCGCCATTGTCCATTATGGTATGGCTATGGAGGAAAGTTGAAGTACCTAGAGAGGTTGGCTTACACTAACACCATTGTTTATCCATTCACTTCCATTCCTTTGCTTGCATATTGCACAATACCAGCTGTTTGTCTCTTGACCGGGAAATTCATCATCCCCACT CTGACCAACCTTGCTAGTGTATGGTTCATGGCCCTATTTATCTCCATCATCTTAACCGGTGTCCTCGAGCTCCGGTGGAGTGGCGTTACCATAGAAGACTGGTGGCGAAACGAGCAATTCTGGGTGATCGGAGGCGTATCGGCCCACCTTTTCGCCGTATTCCAAGGACTTCTGAAAGTCCTTGCCGGAGTAGACACCAACTTCACTGTCACAGCAAAAGCAGCAGACGATACAGAATTCGGAGAGCTGTATATGTTCAAATGGACAACACTTCTCATCCCACCAACCACTCTCATAATCTTGAACATTGTTGGAGTTGTAGCTGGTGTGTCTGATGCAATCAAcaatggatatggatcatgggGTCCCTTGTTTGGGAAGCTATTCTTTGCATTTTGGGTCATTGTTCACTTATATCCTTTCCTTAAAGGTCTCATGGGGAAACAAAACAGAACTCCTACTATTGTGGTTCTTTGGTCAATTCTTTTGGCTTCTATTTTCTCATTGATTTGGGTTAGGATTGATCCTTTCTTGCCAAAGCAAACAGGTCCAATACTCAAACAATGTGGTGTAGAATGCTAA